A window of the Sphaerobacter thermophilus DSM 20745 genome harbors these coding sequences:
- a CDS encoding ABC transporter substrate-binding protein codes for MRSHEDVEHTVEEAVDAVTRTSMTRRTLFRRAAGVGLAGASMALLAACGGGDDTPSGSSGDGGAASTATSETSGGTPAATEPAGEGEPKRGGKITVALNSDLTTMDPHKSTAAVDRQVYQLIYDKLVDIDEQLNIVPYLAQKWEISDDGTQYTFALVSGVTFHDGEPFNAEAVKVNFERMLDPETASPRRSEVAQVTQVEAPDDTTVVLTLSQPYSPLLATLSDRAGMIISPKAIAELGDDLARNPVGTGAFTFVEWIKDDHLTVRRNENYWREGLPYLDEVTYKPVIDATVRLTSLRTNEVQMIDQISAKDVEATKNDPSLVYSEIPGLAFQYISLNVSRPPFDKKELRQAVAWCIDREAIIRAIFFGIGTPAQTPIPPSSWAYDESVQVYQQDYDKARELLAAAGMPDGFEFTMLVTNSPDAIQLAEAYRAQLAEVGIIANLELLEFGTLLDRNDAGDFEAVSLQWSGRPDPDGNIYNYFITDGGLNRGGYSNPEVDDLLNQTRAVSDPDQRRQLYSEVCRLIAEDAPMIFIRFPAEIKVWQPAIKGFVHIPDGMMRLNTVWLEQ; via the coding sequence ATGCGTTCGCACGAGGACGTTGAGCACACCGTCGAAGAAGCGGTCGACGCAGTGACCAGAACCTCGATGACCCGGCGCACGCTCTTCCGCCGGGCAGCCGGCGTGGGGTTGGCCGGCGCCAGCATGGCCCTGCTCGCTGCCTGCGGCGGCGGCGACGACACGCCTTCGGGCTCGTCCGGCGATGGCGGTGCGGCTTCAACCGCCACGAGTGAGACGTCCGGCGGCACCCCGGCAGCCACCGAACCGGCGGGCGAGGGCGAGCCGAAACGGGGCGGCAAGATCACCGTCGCGCTCAACTCCGACCTCACGACCATGGACCCGCACAAGTCAACCGCGGCGGTCGACCGTCAGGTCTATCAGTTGATTTATGACAAACTGGTCGACATCGACGAGCAGTTGAACATCGTGCCGTATCTCGCCCAGAAGTGGGAGATCTCCGACGACGGCACCCAGTACACCTTCGCCCTGGTCTCCGGCGTGACCTTCCACGACGGTGAGCCCTTCAACGCGGAGGCGGTCAAGGTCAACTTCGAGCGTATGCTCGACCCGGAGACGGCCTCGCCGCGCCGCAGCGAGGTCGCGCAGGTCACCCAGGTCGAGGCACCCGACGACACCACCGTCGTCCTTACCCTTAGCCAGCCCTATTCGCCGCTGCTGGCCACCCTGTCGGACCGCGCGGGCATGATCATCTCGCCCAAGGCCATCGCGGAGCTGGGCGACGACCTCGCGCGCAACCCGGTGGGCACCGGCGCCTTCACCTTCGTCGAGTGGATCAAGGACGACCACCTGACCGTCCGGCGGAACGAGAACTACTGGCGGGAGGGCCTGCCCTACCTCGATGAGGTCACCTACAAGCCGGTGATCGACGCCACCGTGCGCCTCACGAGCCTTCGCACCAACGAGGTGCAGATGATCGACCAGATCTCGGCCAAGGACGTGGAGGCGACCAAGAACGACCCCTCCCTCGTCTACTCCGAGATCCCCGGGCTGGCCTTCCAGTACATCTCGCTCAACGTCTCTCGCCCGCCCTTCGACAAGAAGGAGCTGCGCCAGGCCGTCGCCTGGTGTATCGACCGTGAGGCGATCATCCGGGCCATCTTCTTCGGCATCGGTACCCCGGCGCAGACGCCGATTCCGCCCAGCTCATGGGCCTACGACGAGTCGGTCCAGGTCTACCAGCAGGACTACGACAAGGCCCGGGAGCTGTTGGCGGCAGCCGGGATGCCCGACGGCTTCGAGTTCACCATGCTCGTCACCAATAGCCCGGACGCCATCCAGCTCGCCGAGGCGTACCGCGCCCAGCTCGCCGAGGTGGGCATCATCGCCAATCTGGAGTTGCTGGAGTTCGGCACCCTGCTCGACCGCAACGATGCCGGTGACTTCGAAGCGGTCAGCCTCCAGTGGAGCGGTCGCCCCGACCCGGACGGCAACATCTACAACTACTTCATCACCGACGGCGGGCTGAACCGGGGTGGCTACAGCAACCCCGAGGTCGACGACCTGCTCAACCAGACCCGGGCCGTGTCGGATCCCGACCAGCGTCGGCAGCTCTATTCGGAAGTGTGCCGCCTGATC
- a CDS encoding FadR/GntR family transcriptional regulator yields the protein MVEPIRRPRRLSQQIAAQLCQLIREGHYRPGDRLPAERDLAEQLQVSRASLREALRGLEIAGIVESHHGGGTYVRNGFVQGLISPLALVLEASGDLIGDLWEVRLMVEPDVAALAALRATPTDMATLEEVLRQQAEDLDHPVPQRAPNLDRQFHVALAQASGNEVAVQVIQLINRVLQEGRRHYHASPQRHLRAYQMHQEILDAVRARQPDEARDKMLQHLREVESFILGSVVEANTHRTHRTERHARSGSSVRRRRRGPDLTE from the coding sequence GTGGTCGAGCCGATTCGCCGGCCGCGCAGACTTTCCCAACAGATCGCCGCTCAGCTCTGCCAGTTGATCCGGGAGGGACACTACCGCCCGGGCGACCGGCTTCCGGCTGAGCGCGACTTGGCAGAGCAACTCCAGGTGAGCCGCGCCTCGCTGCGTGAAGCGCTGCGCGGGCTGGAGATCGCGGGGATCGTCGAGTCCCACCACGGTGGCGGGACGTACGTCCGCAACGGGTTCGTCCAGGGGCTGATCTCGCCGCTGGCCCTAGTTCTCGAGGCGAGCGGCGATCTGATCGGCGACCTCTGGGAGGTGCGCCTGATGGTCGAGCCCGACGTGGCTGCACTCGCGGCGCTGCGCGCGACGCCCACCGACATGGCCACGCTGGAGGAGGTGCTCCGCCAGCAGGCAGAGGATCTGGACCACCCCGTCCCGCAGCGCGCTCCCAATCTCGACCGACAGTTCCACGTCGCGCTGGCACAGGCATCCGGCAACGAGGTGGCCGTGCAGGTCATCCAGTTGATCAACCGGGTGCTCCAGGAGGGGCGTCGCCACTACCATGCCTCTCCCCAGCGGCACCTGCGGGCCTACCAGATGCATCAGGAGATCCTGGACGCTGTCCGCGCCCGCCAGCCCGATGAGGCGCGAGACAAGATGCTCCAGCACCTGCGCGAGGTGGAGTCCTTCATCCTCGGCAGCGTGGTGGAAGCCAACACCCACCGGACGCATCGAACCGAACGCCACGCACGATCAGGGTCGAGTGTAAGGAGGAGGAGGAGAGGACCAGACCTGACCGAGTAA
- a CDS encoding zinc-ribbon domain containing protein — protein sequence MEQLDKVLVCRDCGAEFVFTAGEQAFYAERGFTDPARCPSCRAARRQARLAANPDDAGTVALSASRPERRFYPVVCAECGQDTMVPFEPRHGRPVYCRDCYQRLTPRY from the coding sequence ATGGAACAACTGGATAAGGTCCTGGTCTGCCGCGACTGCGGCGCCGAGTTCGTCTTCACCGCAGGGGAGCAAGCCTTCTACGCTGAACGCGGCTTCACCGATCCTGCTCGCTGCCCGAGCTGCCGGGCCGCGCGGCGCCAGGCCCGCCTGGCAGCGAACCCCGACGACGCCGGCACGGTTGCGCTAAGCGCGTCCCGTCCCGAGCGCCGGTTCTACCCGGTGGTGTGCGCCGAGTGCGGTCAGGACACGATGGTCCCCTTCGAGCCGCGCCACGGCCGGCCGGTCTACTGCCGCGACTGCTACCAGCGCCTGACCCCCCGGTACTGA
- a CDS encoding DinB family protein, which yields MPSEREELLERLLQYPDRVARIIEPQPVEVLRRAGPDGGWGAVEILAHLRDWDEVNLDRVRRMLEEDNPNLENFDTDFWAIERDYHAQDPRKALAAFREIRGRLVRLLSSLNEADWERRGRHPVWGEITLASFVRRIEDHDQEYLRALKDVLS from the coding sequence ATGCCATCCGAACGTGAGGAATTGCTCGAACGCCTTCTCCAGTACCCGGACCGGGTCGCCCGCATCATCGAGCCACAGCCGGTGGAAGTGCTGCGACGCGCAGGTCCGGACGGAGGCTGGGGCGCCGTCGAGATCCTTGCCCACCTCCGTGACTGGGACGAGGTGAACCTCGACCGTGTGCGCCGCATGCTGGAGGAAGACAACCCGAACCTGGAGAACTTCGATACCGACTTCTGGGCGATCGAGCGGGACTACCATGCTCAGGACCCGCGCAAGGCACTCGCCGCCTTCCGCGAGATCCGCGGGCGCCTTGTCCGGCTGCTCTCCTCGCTCAACGAAGCGGACTGGGAGCGGCGGGGGCGACACCCAGTGTGGGGCGAGATCACGCTGGCTAGCTTCGTCCGCCGGATCGAGGACCACGATCAGGAGTACCTTCGGGCGTTGAAGGACGTGCTGTCGTGA
- a CDS encoding aspartate/glutamate racemase family protein — MTTKRTIGVLGGMGPLATADLYRKIIEATPARRDQDHLHVIIDADPSVPDRTEALLHGGPDPTPWLIAGAQRLEGAGASFIVIPCNTAHAFLGAVRDAVAIPIISMIDETAAEVAALLPRGAAAGILATSGTVSAGLYQDALAAAGLRALVPSPDAQAQVMAAIAAVKAGDLSRATTEKALVAAYELIEQGAGALLAACTELPLILQPNDIPVPLIDPTAVLARAAVREALAARSLPEGVTPDAIRT; from the coding sequence ATGACAACGAAGCGAACGATCGGGGTGCTCGGCGGCATGGGGCCGCTGGCCACGGCAGACCTTTACCGCAAGATCATCGAGGCGACACCGGCACGTCGCGATCAGGACCACCTGCATGTCATCATCGACGCCGATCCATCGGTCCCCGATCGCACCGAGGCCCTGCTCCACGGCGGTCCTGACCCGACGCCGTGGCTCATTGCCGGGGCACAGCGCCTTGAAGGGGCGGGGGCGAGCTTCATCGTGATCCCGTGCAACACGGCGCACGCCTTCCTCGGCGCCGTGCGTGACGCGGTGGCGATCCCGATCATCAGCATGATCGATGAGACCGCCGCCGAGGTCGCCGCTCTGCTCCCCCGGGGCGCAGCTGCGGGCATCCTGGCTACCTCCGGCACCGTGAGCGCCGGGCTCTACCAGGACGCCCTGGCGGCAGCCGGCCTGCGCGCCCTCGTGCCCAGCCCGGACGCGCAGGCTCAAGTGATGGCCGCCATTGCGGCTGTCAAGGCCGGTGACCTCAGCCGGGCCACGACAGAGAAAGCCCTGGTCGCCGCGTACGAGCTTATCGAGCAAGGGGCCGGGGCGCTCCTGGCCGCCTGCACCGAACTGCCGCTGATCCTGCAGCCCAATGACATTCCCGTGCCACTCATCGACCCCACCGCGGTACTGGCCCGCGCCGCCGTACGGGAGGCGCTCGCCGCCCGCTCACTGCCTGAGGGAGTGACGCCCGATGCCATCCGAACGTGA
- a CDS encoding M67 family metallopeptidase has product MARDRQNGAPEALNIGAPLYHQMIEHVRSVAPIEGVGLIAFSGSRAVKIYPGTNTEQSTTRYNMDPAEVIAALNEIDRQGWYLGAIFHSHPRSEATPSPTDLRHAYYPDALMVIISLLTDPPTVRAFRVDGEVREVPVRVLPEEGTAATA; this is encoded by the coding sequence ATGGCGCGAGACAGGCAGAATGGCGCGCCCGAGGCGCTGAACATCGGCGCCCCGCTCTACCATCAGATGATCGAGCACGTCCGATCGGTTGCGCCGATCGAGGGAGTCGGGTTGATCGCCTTCAGCGGGTCCCGCGCGGTCAAGATCTATCCCGGCACCAACACCGAGCAGAGCACGACCCGCTACAACATGGACCCGGCCGAGGTCATCGCCGCGCTGAACGAGATCGACCGCCAGGGATGGTACCTCGGCGCCATCTTCCACTCCCACCCGCGGAGCGAGGCAACCCCCTCGCCGACCGACCTGCGCCACGCCTACTACCCGGACGCGCTGATGGTCATCATCTCACTCCTGACTGATCCCCCCACCGTTCGCGCCTTCCGCGTCGACGGTGAAGTCCGTGAGGTCCCGGTCCGGGTTCTCCCCGAGGAAGGGACGGCAGCAACGGCATGA
- a CDS encoding putative quinol monooxygenase, with amino-acid sequence MFVDISVFEVEEGMQGVFERDFLPVVERARAEEGCLSSDLVRLEEERRYAWVERWESREQHNAFNEILFGQTLPNMPDIGRYSTRLVEREAEGYVVDRTSPFEHAS; translated from the coding sequence ATGTTCGTCGACATCAGCGTCTTCGAAGTCGAGGAGGGAATGCAGGGCGTCTTCGAGCGCGACTTCCTCCCGGTGGTTGAGCGGGCGCGGGCGGAAGAGGGGTGCCTGTCGTCGGACCTGGTCCGGCTGGAAGAAGAGCGGCGCTACGCCTGGGTCGAGCGGTGGGAGAGCCGGGAGCAGCACAACGCCTTCAATGAGATCCTGTTCGGCCAGACCTTGCCGAACATGCCGGACATCGGTCGCTACTCCACACGGCTGGTCGAGCGCGAAGCTGAGGGCTACGTAGTCGACCGCACCTCACCCTTCGAGCACGCGTCGTAG
- a CDS encoding dynamin family protein has protein sequence MSDTPALPPDRILSGREEEMRQRAAGIVEELARTIRQFPAEAEDLDLLRDAAERLGALFLLVIAGEFNSGKSAVVNALLNDTVMPEGVTPTTSAIHILRYGPSTNEVVGIDGIVEHTYPADFLRDVNLVDTPGTNAIIREHEALSQRFVPRADLVLFVTSADRPFTESERQFMTEIRGWGKKIVVVLNKIDLLRNDEEIAEVIEFIRTNSVRLLGLEPQIFPVSARLAREAQTSEAPEERERLWAASRFGALEEFILSTLDEQTRIRLKLLNPLGIADRVGGRYRAIAAERLDLLDRDLQTIERIEQRIAVFESEMRADFTAYLSRIEAIVYRMNERADRFFDRTIRLGRVFDLLDRERIQREFEQEVIADTEQQIDAAVAEMIDWMVERDLRLWQSVTEYIDRRQLDRHQDEVVGESGAQFTYDRQALLGAVARRAGEVVEQFDPGREAQVIAEALRGAVTQTAVAEVGAIGLGAAVIALATTAAMDVTGILAAVTVGGLGLLILPARKRHARELLRRRSVELRERLAEALSDQFDREVRRSTARVRDALSPYATFVRTERDRFQRLAQALEAVDADITELRRVLEG, from the coding sequence ATGAGCGACACCCCCGCGTTGCCGCCAGATCGCATCCTCTCCGGCCGCGAGGAGGAGATGCGCCAGCGCGCCGCCGGCATCGTCGAGGAGCTGGCCCGGACTATCCGGCAGTTCCCGGCCGAGGCCGAAGACCTGGACCTGCTGCGCGACGCGGCCGAGCGCCTCGGTGCCCTCTTCCTGCTCGTCATCGCCGGGGAGTTCAACTCCGGCAAGTCGGCCGTCGTCAACGCCCTGCTCAACGACACGGTGATGCCCGAAGGCGTCACGCCGACCACCAGTGCCATCCATATCCTGCGCTATGGGCCGAGTACGAACGAGGTCGTGGGGATCGACGGCATCGTCGAGCACACGTACCCGGCGGACTTCCTGCGCGACGTGAACCTGGTCGACACCCCCGGCACCAACGCCATCATCCGTGAGCACGAGGCGCTCTCCCAGCGCTTCGTTCCCCGCGCCGATCTCGTGCTCTTCGTCACCTCGGCCGACCGCCCGTTCACCGAGAGTGAGCGGCAGTTCATGACCGAGATCCGCGGCTGGGGGAAAAAGATCGTCGTCGTGCTCAACAAGATCGACCTGCTGCGGAACGATGAGGAGATCGCCGAGGTCATCGAGTTCATCCGCACCAACAGCGTCCGTTTGCTCGGGCTCGAGCCACAGATCTTCCCCGTCTCGGCGCGCCTTGCGCGCGAAGCGCAGACCTCCGAGGCCCCGGAGGAGCGCGAGCGGCTGTGGGCTGCCAGCCGCTTCGGCGCCCTGGAGGAGTTCATCCTCTCCACCCTCGACGAGCAGACGCGCATCCGCCTCAAGCTGCTCAACCCGCTCGGCATCGCCGACCGCGTGGGCGGTCGCTACCGCGCCATCGCGGCCGAGCGCCTCGATCTGCTCGACCGTGACCTGCAGACGATCGAGCGCATCGAGCAGCGGATCGCCGTCTTCGAGTCGGAAATGCGCGCCGACTTCACCGCGTACCTGTCGCGCATCGAAGCCATCGTCTATCGCATGAATGAGCGTGCCGACCGCTTCTTCGACCGGACCATCCGCCTTGGCCGCGTCTTCGACCTGCTCGACCGCGAACGCATCCAGCGCGAGTTTGAGCAGGAGGTGATCGCCGACACCGAGCAGCAGATCGACGCGGCGGTCGCGGAGATGATCGACTGGATGGTCGAGCGCGACCTGCGGCTGTGGCAGAGCGTCACCGAGTACATCGACCGCCGCCAGCTCGACCGGCACCAGGATGAGGTGGTCGGCGAGAGCGGCGCACAGTTCACCTACGACCGCCAGGCGCTGCTCGGAGCGGTTGCCCGTCGGGCCGGGGAGGTGGTCGAGCAGTTCGATCCCGGCCGAGAGGCGCAGGTCATCGCCGAGGCACTGCGCGGTGCAGTGACGCAGACCGCGGTGGCCGAGGTAGGCGCGATCGGCCTGGGAGCGGCGGTGATCGCACTCGCGACGACGGCGGCAATGGACGTGACCGGGATTCTGGCGGCCGTGACCGTCGGTGGGCTGGGTCTGCTCATCCTTCCCGCGCGCAAGCGGCACGCGCGGGAGCTGCTGCGGCGCCGCTCCGTCGAGTTGCGCGAGCGGCTGGCGGAGGCGCTGAGCGATCAGTTCGACCGCGAGGTGAGGCGCTCGACGGCGCGGGTGCGCGACGCGCTCTCGCCTTACGCCACCTTCGTCCGGACGGAGCGCGACCGCTTCCAGCGCCTTGCCCAGGCCCTGGAGGCAGTCGACGCCGATATCACCGAGCTACGACGCGTGCTCGAAGGGTGA
- a CDS encoding diphosphate--fructose-6-phosphate 1-phosphotransferase: MGAGGNLLVAQSGGATAVINASLAGVVRAALEHRQFGAIIGARHGIDGVLTERFVDLGRQPAEILDQLLTTPSAALGTTRRRLTDETAARAVRILAQYDIRAVAYIGGNDSADTALRLAAAARDAGYDLRVVSVPKTIDNDLPGTDHCPGYGSIARFLALAARDAVRDTEATAALYPVKFIEVMGRNAGWVAAATALGQDGDGDGPHLIFFPERPPRDLHGLLEEVQRAYDRHGQVVAVVPETLKDAQGRPLSGEDLSWTDPFGHRYYPSPGPALTRAVEEHLGLRARFDKPGTIARMFAACVSSVDRREAYEVGAAAVRLLVEGASEVMVTLERVSDDPYAATTGVIAAAKVANRERRMPDAFIGPDGRSVTDAFRTYALPLIDGPLPPYARLLDLPYLRA; the protein is encoded by the coding sequence GTGGGAGCTGGCGGAAACCTCTTAGTGGCGCAGTCGGGCGGCGCGACGGCAGTCATCAACGCCAGCCTGGCCGGCGTCGTCCGGGCAGCCCTGGAGCATCGCCAGTTCGGCGCGATCATCGGTGCTCGCCACGGAATCGATGGCGTTCTGACGGAACGCTTCGTCGATCTGGGCCGCCAGCCAGCAGAGATCCTCGACCAGTTGCTTACCACCCCGTCGGCGGCGCTGGGCACGACCCGAAGGCGCTTGACCGACGAGACGGCGGCGCGGGCCGTGCGCATCCTCGCCCAATACGACATCCGCGCGGTGGCCTACATCGGCGGCAACGACTCGGCCGACACCGCGCTGCGCCTGGCCGCGGCCGCTCGTGATGCCGGCTATGACCTGCGCGTCGTCAGCGTCCCCAAGACGATCGACAACGATCTGCCCGGCACGGACCACTGCCCCGGCTACGGCTCCATCGCCCGGTTCCTCGCACTCGCCGCGCGCGATGCCGTGCGGGATACCGAAGCCACCGCCGCCCTCTACCCGGTCAAGTTCATCGAGGTCATGGGCCGTAACGCCGGGTGGGTTGCTGCGGCTACCGCGCTCGGCCAGGACGGCGACGGCGACGGCCCACATCTGATCTTCTTCCCGGAGCGGCCACCCCGCGACCTGCACGGCCTGCTGGAAGAGGTTCAGCGCGCCTACGACCGCCACGGCCAGGTCGTCGCCGTGGTGCCGGAGACGCTCAAGGACGCTCAGGGTCGCCCCCTTTCCGGCGAAGACCTGAGCTGGACCGACCCGTTCGGTCACCGCTACTACCCGAGTCCCGGCCCGGCCCTCACGCGAGCGGTCGAGGAGCATCTCGGCCTGCGTGCGCGGTTCGACAAGCCCGGCACCATCGCGCGCATGTTCGCCGCGTGCGTCTCGTCGGTCGATCGCCGGGAAGCCTACGAAGTCGGCGCCGCCGCGGTCCGCCTGCTGGTCGAGGGCGCGTCGGAAGTGATGGTTACGCTTGAACGGGTGAGCGACGATCCATACGCCGCCACCACCGGCGTGATCGCCGCGGCCAAGGTCGCCAACCGAGAGCGCCGCATGCCGGACGCCTTCATCGGCCCCGACGGCCGCTCGGTCACCGATGCCTTCCGCACCTACGCGCTGCCACTGATCGACGGCCCGCTCCCGCCCTACGCACGCCTGCTCGACCTCCCCTACCTGCGTGCCTGA
- a CDS encoding DUF6391 domain-containing protein, whose translation MLFLLFVFMLFVGLAGLAILTTVGVTLASLVTLVTAPGQLWRLLRDRTLRRNHALEHATVNVIEERYGRSHLAGLAKPEGFIIQGGAPPALVADAAQEALARLRAGERRLAIHPRCGTTLVAAQLVMALAFIATLVIIRQFTLLPFLVGIVAAVLLGPRLSPILQRYVTTDADVGDLIITGVEVQPMTTSRGFFSLLTLRPILVRTAPASGGQSSAEATLITGDREEIPIGDFRVR comes from the coding sequence ATGCTCTTTCTGCTCTTCGTCTTCATGCTCTTCGTCGGCCTGGCCGGCCTGGCGATCCTGACCACGGTCGGGGTAACCCTCGCCTCGCTGGTCACGCTCGTTACCGCGCCCGGCCAGCTCTGGCGGCTGCTACGCGACCGCACGCTTCGGCGCAACCACGCGCTGGAGCACGCCACCGTCAACGTGATCGAGGAACGCTACGGCCGATCCCACCTTGCCGGGCTGGCAAAGCCCGAGGGATTCATCATCCAGGGCGGCGCGCCACCAGCACTGGTGGCGGACGCGGCGCAGGAGGCACTGGCCCGTTTGCGGGCCGGGGAGCGTCGGCTGGCAATTCACCCGCGCTGCGGCACCACGCTCGTCGCCGCCCAGCTCGTGATGGCGCTGGCATTCATCGCCACGCTCGTCATCATTCGGCAGTTCACGCTGCTGCCGTTCCTCGTCGGCATTGTGGCCGCCGTCCTGCTCGGGCCGCGGCTCAGCCCGATCCTGCAGCGCTACGTCACCACCGACGCCGACGTGGGCGACCTCATCATCACCGGCGTCGAGGTGCAGCCCATGACAACCTCGCGCGGCTTCTTCAGTCTCTTGACGTTGAGGCCAATTCTCGTGCGTACCGCACCCGCCTCCGGCGGCCAGTCGTCCGCCGAGGCGACGCTGATCACCGGCGACCGCGAGGAGATCCCGATCGGCGACTTCCGCGTGCGGTAA
- a CDS encoding GNAT family N-acetyltransferase — translation MRNPIMVGQRVYLRPLEEGDAELLAQFAAQEPEPFWEHRMPLSPIAFASWIRDAYTKEPPEHIAFAVCLKENDQFIGTVDLWSIDWVNRTAETGSYIGPVEFRGKGYGPEAKHLLLEYAFDRIQLHMVYSCVWEPNFRSAAAVRRQGYREAGRFKGMTRRDGRYRDWLMFDLLRDEWLAAREEYRRRLAGRTEREG, via the coding sequence ATGCGTAATCCGATCATGGTAGGCCAGCGCGTCTATCTCCGCCCCTTGGAGGAGGGTGACGCGGAGCTGCTGGCACAATTCGCGGCCCAGGAGCCCGAGCCCTTCTGGGAGCACCGGATGCCCCTCAGCCCCATCGCGTTCGCGTCTTGGATCCGGGACGCATACACGAAAGAGCCGCCCGAGCACATCGCGTTCGCCGTCTGCCTCAAAGAGAACGACCAGTTCATCGGCACCGTTGACCTGTGGAGCATCGACTGGGTCAACCGTACGGCGGAGACGGGGAGCTACATCGGCCCCGTTGAGTTCCGGGGCAAGGGCTACGGCCCGGAGGCAAAGCATCTCCTGCTGGAGTACGCCTTCGACCGGATTCAATTGCACATGGTCTACTCCTGTGTCTGGGAGCCGAACTTCCGCTCCGCAGCCGCCGTGCGCCGCCAGGGCTATCGAGAGGCCGGCCGGTTCAAGGGCATGACGCGGAGGGACGGGCGCTACCGCGATTGGCTGATGTTCGACTTGCTCCGGGACGAGTGGCTCGCGGCGCGGGAAGAGTACCGGCGGCGGCTCGCGGGACGGACCGAGCGCGAGGGTTGA
- a CDS encoding GNAT family N-acetyltransferase has product MQAVYLTGPTVYLRAMVEDDKHHAAAWFDSRFPVNAARAEAFLKEKLQGDPWDARWHLLAIVRRSDEAVVGSCRIEFGKQTASLRFHMAPWLDDADVLRAEALELVVPWLRDEHELLVITVEIAADEQRTLAAAEAAGLKAAVRMREAIARAGHRVDLLIYQAVDPKVEADHA; this is encoded by the coding sequence ATGCAAGCCGTCTACCTGACGGGTCCGACCGTCTACCTCCGCGCCATGGTGGAGGACGACAAGCATCACGCAGCCGCGTGGTTCGACAGCCGGTTCCCGGTCAACGCCGCTCGTGCCGAGGCGTTCCTCAAGGAGAAGCTCCAGGGTGATCCCTGGGACGCCCGCTGGCATCTCCTTGCGATCGTGCGGCGGAGCGATGAGGCGGTCGTGGGGAGCTGCCGGATCGAATTCGGGAAGCAGACGGCTTCCCTCCGCTTTCACATGGCGCCCTGGCTCGACGACGCCGACGTCCTGCGCGCCGAGGCGCTCGAGCTCGTCGTCCCCTGGCTACGCGACGAGCATGAGTTGCTGGTGATCACGGTCGAGATCGCCGCGGATGAGCAGCGGACGCTGGCGGCGGCGGAGGCGGCGGGGCTCAAAGCTGCCGTGCGCATGCGCGAGGCCATTGCCCGCGCCGGGCACCGCGTCGACCTGCTGATCTACCAGGCTGTCGACCCGAAGGTGGAGGCAGATCATGCGTAA
- a CDS encoding ABC transporter permease, which yields MAQSTQVRPLSRRWLRHEALASYAFVERNFFLVRRYWGWEIAFLIYNVTSSLSVMYIGKAQQLPGQDLILYLGIGTLVWSYLRSVFANISEMIAWERWEGTIEYTMMAPVSRLTHMLGVSLFSVLYGIARTAILFITLAVFFDVNLANANLGGALVVILFGSLSFIGVGIMAAILPLLFTERGEEMTFIISSVLLLVSGVYYPISVLPGWMQGLARVSPATYVLEGMRATVLDGRATSELGQYLLPMGVIGLLTIPLGMAIFTAVERYAKRTGRLKRSG from the coding sequence ATGGCTCAATCAACTCAGGTGCGTCCCCTAAGCCGAAGGTGGCTTCGGCACGAGGCCCTCGCGTCGTACGCCTTCGTTGAGCGCAACTTCTTTCTGGTGCGACGCTACTGGGGCTGGGAGATCGCCTTCCTGATCTACAACGTCACCTCGTCGCTGAGCGTAATGTACATCGGGAAGGCCCAGCAGTTGCCTGGCCAGGATCTGATCCTCTACCTGGGCATCGGCACGCTGGTCTGGTCCTACCTGCGCTCCGTCTTCGCCAACATCAGCGAGATGATCGCGTGGGAGCGCTGGGAGGGCACGATCGAGTACACCATGATGGCGCCCGTGTCGCGGCTGACGCACATGCTCGGCGTCTCGCTCTTCAGCGTGCTCTACGGCATCGCCCGGACGGCGATCCTGTTCATCACGCTGGCGGTGTTCTTCGACGTGAACCTGGCGAACGCGAATCTAGGCGGCGCGCTGGTGGTGATCCTCTTCGGCAGCCTGAGCTTCATCGGCGTCGGGATCATGGCGGCCATCCTCCCGCTGCTGTTCACCGAGCGCGGGGAAGAGATGACGTTCATCATCTCGTCGGTGTTGCTGCTGGTCTCCGGCGTCTACTACCCGATCTCGGTGTTGCCCGGCTGGATGCAGGGTCTGGCCCGCGTGTCCCCCGCCACCTATGTGCTGGAGGGCATGCGCGCGACCGTGCTCGACGGCCGGGCCACGTCCGAACTTGGGCAATACCTGCTGCCGATGGGAGTGATCGGACTCCTGACAATCCCCCTCGGCATGGCGATCTTCACGGCGGTCGAACGCTACGCCAAGCGCACCGGCCGGCTGAAGCGCAGCGGCTAG